Part of the Henckelia pumila isolate YLH828 chromosome 2, ASM3356847v2, whole genome shotgun sequence genome is shown below.
attagcatttgcgatgccgagtaccacgtttcattggtatggaacatagatatgttaaaagcatgcaaatggatattcatacgatgaatgatcgaactaccctatccggactttccaagtggttatcacttattgagtggataaagtccgcggttttggttgtacaccattagtccttactacttgaaacatcattgagactctatatgctagtactgtactttgactcgtttaccgactcaattggggtcatcaggtgtcgggattgggtacagttacgacacatataggagtcgatgctttgttgtcaaggattcaccacatacttgctagtatggatatcctatgcattctgaggagatattagtgtgacgaatctctgcccagagtacatgatgtgttttaagaaatggtttcttagtagcacatgcgatgtcactatttgatcttcaagatgcattgcgtagttatcgaatctcgaacgactctcgatttaccaatggttgttgattcgattgggatatatggatgaagggaccgtactgtatgctaaccaaaatctattggttcttgcaggcactatcaatgatacctagggaatcatggggcgatgttgctaggcgctcttaccatgattcgatgggtaagtcggaaattgttgtttcgagtcacaaggagttgtgagcccacggctagctgtattcctgaaccattgagggttacacagagtaatggatttttaatccccgttgagatagttaaatttaaagagttaaatttaacaaacaaagaagtgggacttcttatttaagagtagaggagtaagatttcctaaaatgacatagggatgggcatttttggaaatcactgaattcggattcagaaaatttatcttgactctaaaagatgcagaaatggtttctgtgaacattggtaaaattggtttatcaatctgagtcacgatgaatttatattaatttctgaacatgcgggctttgcttgtcaagattgaacttatgactaatgggccctaagctgttagcagcccacattataaataagttattgcagtacagaaattacacaacagaggctcacaattttcgaaaaccctagttgttttattaaaagtggccgcccccctccctctctgctcgggaaaatccagcctgtgaattttgaattttcagtctggtttaacggatcaaattcgttaattctcttcgtagaaacttctgatagattttctagtggaATCTATcggagggattaaatctctgtttgtggacctgattgaagaattgttcgtccatcagttcctgggatatacaacaagagcagagtaatctgttggtgtccataatctcgattcgagattggaggtaaaaatttaattgttatttaatttttacacgcacaatttaatcgtaatgttttgatacccattatggaatcgttccatataaaatttttaaacttccactgcaccgggtatcaattctgattgatctgatcaccgttctccaacagtttcattggtatggaacatagagatgttcaaagcatgcaaatggatattcatatgatgaatgatcaaactaccctatccgaactttccaagtggttatcacttatcgagtggataaagtccgcggttttggttgtacaccattagtccttactacttgaaacatcattgagactctgtatgctagtactgtactttgactcatttaccgactctattggggtcatcaggtgtcgggattgggtacagttacgacacatataggattcgatactttgttgtcaaggattcaccacatacttgcgagtgtggatatcctatgcaatctgaggagatactagtgtgacgaatctctggccagagtacatgatgtgttttaggttacttggtttcatagtagcacatgcgatgtcactatttgatcttcaagatgcattgcatagttatcgaatctcgaacgactctcgatttaccaatgcttgttgattcgatcgggatatatggatgaagggaccgtactgtatgctaaccaaaatctattggttcttgcaggcactatcagtgatacctagggaatcatggggcaatgttgctaggcgctcttaccatgattcgatgggcaagtcgaaaattgttgttccgagtcacaaggagttgtgagcccacggctagctgtatccctgaaccattgagggtcacacaaataatggatttctaatccccgttgagataattaaatttaaagagttaaatttattgaataaagaagtgggacttcttatttaagagtagagggagtaagatttcctaaaattacatagtgatggacatttttggaaatcactgaattcggattcagaaaatttatcttgactttaaaaatgcagaaatggtttctgtgcacattggtgaaattggtttatcaatctgagtcacgatgaattttatattaatttctgaacatgcaggctttgcttgtcaggcttgaacttatgactaatgggccctaagctgttagcaccccacattataaataagttattgcagtacagaaattacaaaacacaggtcataatttcgaaaacctagagagctatctcttagggttttcggccgacccctccctctccctctcacagtgttcgaaaattcagtctgtaaatttttgaatttgctgactgatttaacagatcatatctgttctatctcttcgtaaaaacttctgatagactttctattgcagtctatcagagggattaaatttctgttcgtggacctgattgaagaattgttcgttcatcagttcctgggatatacaacaagagcagtttaatctgttggtgtccataatctcgcttcgagattttatgttataaattttaatcgtaggaatttgatatccatatggaatcgttccatataaaattttaaaacttccgctgcaccgggtatcactttctttttcgatccgaagaacgaccgtgttccaacaaaacaaagctttgccctcaatgctcgagAACTAAACTAAACAACTAACAACACAAAAgaaaatgaatgcaatgcaaaggAATGAAAACAGAAAAAGAAAACTCCCCAGGTTTATGGATTGGCGTCCGCCCCATCCTCATCATGCTCTGGCGGTGGCACTGGGTCGACCCATGGAAACTCAAAAGGTGGCGGGAAAGGAACAGCTGGTGGGAGCGTGGTGGGATCAATCCCAAGTCTCTCGGAGATGCCACGAGTAATGTAATCTATCACCTGAAAATTTGCAGCTGTGGCCGCATTGAATATGTTCTGGTGCTGCGTGAAAGCGGCCATCTCTTGAACAGTAACTGCAGTAGGGCGGCGTGAAGGTGGAATAGGACGCACCGGTTGGTGCACCACCACAAATTGGTCATCCACCAGAAATAGGCTCCGCCTATAAGCTCTTTTGGCATCAACAGCTGCTTGGTCAATGGGTCGCATTGGCTGCAACCATTCCTCGTCTGCTCTAGCTTGCACACCAGCGCGCAGGCATAACTGTGTAATGATCATGGGAAAGAAAAGACCGGATGTCTTAGAAGTGATCGACTGCCGTATCTGATCATGAATAACTCGACCCACATTGACCGGGAGTCCGACATCAAGAGCGTATAGCAGCACAGCACGCTCAACATGAACTTCACTCTTGTGTGAGATTGGCATTAGGCGGCGGCAGAGGAATGCGTACCAGGTGGCCGGATTCACAAAAAGATATTTCTCTTTGAAGCACTTGTAATTAATCGGATCCAACCAAGCAGCCCCGGTAAAGCACAACTGAGTAAGGATCTCGTGAACATCCGGGGAAAGGGCAGCACTTTGGAAAATGCTGTCATCGACATCTGGTGTCTCTAGCATGGCGTTCAACTCAGAAGCTGCGTAGGAAATCAAAGTGCCCCGGACAAAGGCCTTGCCATCCGTCCGCTCCGCAGCATTAGCATAGAATTCCCTAACAAGAGGGACAATGGTTGGAGCGGGTTGCTTACAGAACGTTCCCCACCCACGTGCCAAGACTTGAGCCGCTTCTTCGTTTACAGTCACATCGAGAtcaaaacccctctcagtaataggggagcgatgGTTCTTAGCATGGTCATAGCGATCCCGGGCCGCTTGATTAACAAAACGGCCGGCAAGGTTGAAGGATGCGGTTGTAGCTCGTGTGCCTTGGCGAGAAGATTCGCCTCTCTCAGTAGTACGCTTTGGACCCATGATCACTCAAAAATTGGCAAGGATGAGTAATATTGGCAATTCGTCGAACACCTTGTGTGCACGAACAATTCCAGCTTTTCTAGCAAAATATGACCTTGGAGGAGTAGAGAGGAAGGAAAAAATAAAGATTCCAAGCCCTTGAATGATCCTGCAATAGATAGATAACCAATTGTgaaaaatttggaaatttcgaaaatttggagGAAATTGGTTCTAAGGGCCGAGGGGAATTTGAAAGGGGGAGTGGGGGAAAAGAGGGAGAAAATGCTCAGAAATAAAGCAAAGTaaagggcgcgctcgatcctataactTTCCCGGATCTAGCGCGCCTGTTAAAATGTACGGGCAGTGAGTTTAGAAATtccgcgcgctcgatcctacaactttcccggatcgagcgcgcctgCTACTTCAGaagttatattttttaattttccaaaaattttccgaaacaaaaattaaaaacaaaaattctccgaaaccaaaattaaaaacaaaaattcaacgaaacaaaaaaatagaacgaagcaaaaacaaaaaaaactgattgctgggttgcctcccagtcagtgcCTTTGTTTACGGTCATTGGCTCGACTGAATGTTGCAGTTCCTCAGGGTGGTTTAAATCTGGTTCCTTTGTCCACCTTTACCCACTTCATAATTTTTCCAGTCAATGTTCCATGCTTTTTCTGCTTCGACTTCTTGGCGATTCTTTTCGCTCGGTCAGGAGGATGTTTTGTCGCGGTTTTTGGTGCCTACATATCAGAGATAAAATTTTCAGCAGTAGaaatttcagcaggcgttgcaagtatattaacaacactttcacaaaCAGGATTTTTCAGggcatcaaaaatattaaatttggcaATTTTcccatcgaattccatagtgagagtaccGTTATCAACATCTATTACAGACTTagaagttttcaagaatggtcttcCTAATAAAATAGGATTATTCAATTCATTGTTTTTCATGTCAAGAATATAAAAATCAGCCGGGAAGACCAATTCGCCAACTTGCACTAGGACATCTTCTAATAAACCCCTCGGGAAAATAGTAGATCGATCAGCCATTTGGATAACAATATCAGTTTCATTCAAAGACCCAAgatttaaggaagcataaacagagtatggcATGACATTAATCGACACTCCTAAATCTTGCATGGCTGTATCAAGCTGAACATCTCCTATTTTACATGAAATCGAGAACATACCtgggtccttgcattttgtaggtACCTTTCTTTGAATAACGGCAGAGACCTTGCTCCCAATTCAACTTTCTTACAACCCTTCAATTTTTGTTCTCTTTTCGCAGTacataattctttcaaaaatttagcatagcgaggtacttgcttaatagcatctaacagtGGAATGTTTACCTCGCATCTACAAAAAGTTTCATAGAGCTCCTTAATCCCCTCATTTTTCCTAGAATCCTTCaaagctaagggaaaaggggctacagGTTTATACTCATAAAAAGGGGGAAACTTACCTCGCGGTGCTTCTTTAGGGATGGGctcattctcctccaccttAGATTCTTCGTCCCCTTCAGTCTCTACCGGTTCTTTGACCAATCCATTGTGAATCTGCAGctcttttccactcctcaaagtAATAGCACTCATGTTCTCCCTCGGATTCACCACTGTTTGTGAAGGCAAACGGCTGGAATTTTGTGCTTCCAACTTGCAGATTGCTGCAGCGAGATGCCCCATTTGCgtatttaagttttggatgCTCGTCCGGGTGTCCTGTTGAAAAGCCAAAGTATTAGTGGCAAGATTCTAAACTATGTTTTCAAGAGACTCACCTGGCGTAGGAATCTGAGGGCGCTGTGGTGGAGGGTACGGTTGCCTATAAGATTGATTGTGCTGTGGTGCTTGAGGTCCAGGCTGATTCGCTTGTGGATTGCCATATCTAaggtttggatgatccttccaacctggattgtatgtgttaGAGTAAGGATCATACCTCTGCTGAGGTGGTCCTGGAAATCCTCCTGCCACATTAACTTGTTCCGCAGACCCCTCTTGAagagtgggacacatgtcagttgcatgtcccAATTGAGTACAAATTCCACATACCCTTGCAATCTGTCCATTTCCTACAGCCatatgacgcacaagagacgtcagttcgctcagttgttgttcaagggaagaaacgtTTACCTCGTTACTTTTTCTGGGCGCAGGATCACTTCTGGTGGtaccaaattgctgagaattagcagccatattctctattAGATTTCTTGCTTGCACTGGAGTTTTATCCACGAAAACCCCACCACTGGCCGCATCCAGCATACTCCTATCATGAGACAACAACCCTTCATAACAGTATTGAATTAGtaaattttcacttatctggtgctgcggaCAGCTGGCGCAAAGTTTCTTGAAGCACTCCCAATACTCGTGCAGTGACTCTCCCATCTGCTGTTTGCACCCATAAATTTCTTTCCGGATGTTTGCTGCTCTAGAAGCTGGAAAGTACTTCTCTAAAAATATCCTCTTCATCTCAGTCCAGGTGGTGATGGATCCAGAAGGTAGGTAGTACAGCAAATCCTTAGCAGAACTCtttaaagagaaaggaaaggctctgagctgaatctgctcctctgttacTCCATGCGGTTTCATGCTTGAACACACCACGTGGAATTCCATCAGATGCTTGtgcggatcctcacctgcaagaccatgaaaagcaggcaGTAAGTGTATCAGTCCagatttcaattcaaaattagcattattttctagagtggggaaagtaatgcataagggctgTTGGttaggatcaggagtgcccaattgtctcaaactcagattggcgttagcagccatctcttcttctgggaATGCAGCTCAAGCAGCTTCCTCTTGTTGTTTTCTACGAAGTTCTCTCCTCCGCGTATGCAAGGTCCTTTCTATTTTCGAATCGTAGAGAAAATCTTCTTCAGCagagtcacctgaaagcatgaacaaacTAGAGTAGCACTACgaggaataaaaataaaataaaaaattaaaattaaaaataaaaataagaagaacacaataaattaacaccgttctccggcaacggcgccaaaatttggtagcgcttatcgcgtacgcccaaattacccgactcaataaGATAATTACTGAAAATGTAGTTGcatgagtagggatcgttcccacgaggaaagtgaaatttatttgcgttctttaaaataaaagggggttttggagtttggattaactactaaaaactttaagcaatcaaaattcactagcatgcaaaatttaaataaaagactggagaaattcaataagaaataagacttggtatcggtcgaatacacccttgatattattcattcaatcattgatcatctaaaaataattaatcttatcaaatattcgtcattggaaatttaattccagtctcaccttaattttagttaactagacaacagcagtctaagttaacccttaccccataaactaacccaataccagcgatcagatttaaattcacggtagcattcaaactagtaaaactaatgaaactagacaacacaaacaccagcggttgtatttagcctagtcaattattatccctacgaaataataaattcaacagcagaaaatattacacgcagttgcttcgcaaattagaggtttcaaaaaattacggatttgaattataatttatcttttgtttatataataaaatcctaagatggccaatctaaaaatctcatacacaagcatatcaatcaattcagaataattcttgatactcgataaaaatcaaacattataaatcaaaatctcatgaataagtaaaatcaagggttttttcttcctcaaccaagtactaaagtttagccaacaatactcatgaattttctacaaaaaatcatgagagaaaataaaaataagaaaagatagATGAAAACCTAGCCGTCCACAGAGAGTTCTTTGCGTTCTCCGCGTGTAGAATAGTCTGATAAAATCCCTAAAACCgacttaaaaatcaaataaaagtctagagccttaattaaaagagttttcaaaattacaactttttcccGCAATAGACTCGCGCGATCGATCCGGGAAAATGCgaggatcgagcgcgcaaaaCTGGGCAACCTTCTGCCTCGAAAATtccttgagctcgctcgatccagGACTTCCACCCGATCGAGCGCACAACATTGAGCATCCTACTGCCTTTAGACTTCCTTGGCCGCGCTTGATCTGGGCaaattccaggatcgagcgcatgctTCCATGATGAAAAATCTGCTTCGCTGCTATCTTTGGACGCATGGACGCACTTCGATTTATTTAATCAAAACAAGGTAATTCCTACacaatgaataaaaaaaactaagttaagaagctcaatgcatgacataaagtaaaactagaataaaacatgaataatgacacaaaatgcatgcaaaacacttaACAAAGggacactaaaaatgcaaacaaaacactactatcaatatttccatggatttcgtaaTTAAGTTACCACGCTCAgcccgaggatgcgatgctatttggttAATTATCGATCGATTGACGAAATCCGCATGCTTTATTCCGTATAAAatgacatatagacacgatcagatggccgattTATATGTGAAGGAAGttgtaagactacacggtgtgcctaAGTCTATTTTATCTCATAGAGATCCTCGATtcacatcacacttttggcacagtttgcaaCAAGATCTAGGTACGAAGTTACATTTGAGTActacttatcatcctcaaactaaCTGACAATCTGAAAGAACTATTcaaacacttgaggatatgcttagagctatGGTGTTAGATTTTAACACTACTTGGCAAGAGTCattaccactcgtggaattttcatacaacaatagctatcaaacaagtattgaaatggctccatttgaagtgTTGTATGGGAATAAGTGTAGATCaccattgtattgggatgatgtatcTGAAATTCCTGATATCAAACAAAGACCGTTGTGTTTTGAGAAAGGAGACAGGGTATTTTTGAAGATCTCACCTTTACAAGGCACAGTTACATTTGTcaagcgagggaagttatctccacgatttattggtccgtacgagattctcgagaagataggcaatcttgcttatcgactcgctctttcTACATCTATGTCCGGTATCcatgatgtattccatgtctctatgcttcgAGAGTATCAActtgatgaatctcatatcttgCAACCTGATGAAGATGAGATCGACGAgactcttagctattttgagcagcctattcagatacttgatagaaaagaaaagcaactccgaactaagactattccattggtgaagattcaatggagtcggcatGGTATTGAAGAGGCTACTTGGGAAGCTGAAgaagatatgagacagagatttccaaaaaaatttcattgatgtgagtcttATTCTGTTTTTTCTTATTTCAGTATATTATGTGCATACAGATTatttgagatttcgaggacgaaatcatgtcttagagggggagaattgtaaagccccgaaattatttaattttaatctgagaatatgtaatttgggaatatttggaatttagaattaaattctaataatcttaaattaattaggattgaaattgaattattttgagttttcggggactgaattgcaaataatggaaacttgaggggccaaattGCAAACATTGGCATAAATGACTTGGAAACTTGTATAATTGTATCTCAACGtatatcatcatcttcatatCCAATTTTTAGCAAGGAATCGAGAATTCAGATTTGCAAATCCAAATATCATTTTCAAACtacgatatcttttgatccggccaACTGATTTTAATTCTGAGAATAGCGCTGGGATCCTCCTGCTACGAACTTCGATTTTATGTAAGTATCAATGTGAT
Proteins encoded:
- the LOC140877701 gene encoding uncharacterized protein, producing MSMLALSKAASGRAAGEGEDPHKHLMEFHVVCSSMKPHGVTEEQIQLRAFPFSLKSSAKDLLYYLPSGSITTWTEMKRIFLEKYFPASRAANIRKEIYGCKQQMGESLHEYWECFKKLCASCPQHQISENLLIQYCYEGLLSHDRSMLDAASGGVFVDKTPVQARNLIENMAANSQQFGTTRRNGQIARVCGICTQLGHATDMCPTLQEGSAEQVNVAGGFPGPPQQRYDPYSNTYNPGWKDHPNLRYGNPQANQPGPQAPQHNQSYRQPYPPPQRPQIPTPAICKLEAQNSSRLPSQTVVNPRENMSAITLRSGKELQIHNGLVKEPVETEGDEESKVEENEPIPKEAPRALKDSRKNEGIKELYETFCRCEVNIPLLDAIKQVSAVIQRKVPTKCKDPGMFSISCKIGDVQLDTAMQDLGVSINVMPYSVYASLNLGSLNETDIVIQMADRSTIFPRGLLEDVLVQVGELVFPADFYILDMKNNELNNPILLGRPFLKTSKSVIDVDNGTLTMEFDGKIAKFNIFDALKNPAPKTATKHPPDRAKRIAKKSKQKKHGTLTGKIMKIIQGLGIFIFSFLSTPPRSYFARKAGIVRAHKVFDELPILLILANF